In Chryseobacterium salivictor, the DNA window ACCGTCGGAAGCGAATACGATTATTTTCACTGCACTTCTAACAATACGATTTACGGAACCCAAATGAGAACATTCCCGAAAGTGGATACGCTGATGGTTTGCGATATGAGTTCTGATATTTTCTCCAGAGTGATTGATTTCTCCCAGTTTGATTTAATCTATGCCGGCGCTCAGAAAAACATGGGTCCTGCAGGAACAACTCTGGTTGTGGTAAAAAAAGAAATCTTAGGCAAAACGGGAAGAGATATTCCTTCAATGTTGGATTACTCTTTACACATTGCCAAAGAATCCATGTACAATACACCGCCCGTTTTCCCGGTTTATGCTTCGCTTTTAACATTGCAGCATTTAGAAAACCATGGTGGAATCGCTGCCGCAGAAATTAGAAATGAAGCAAAAGCGAAATTATTATATGCTGAAATCGACCGCAATCCATTATTCGAAACCTTCTGTGTGAAAGAAGACCGTTCATTGATGAATGTCTCTTTTAAATTATTGGATGAGTCTAAAAAAGAAGAATTCGATAACTCCTGGAAAGCTGCAGGAATCAATGGTTTGAATGGCCACAGGAGTTTAGGAGGTTACCGTGCGAGTCTGTACAACGCGTTGCCCATTGAAAGTGTTCAGGTTTTAGTTGATGTAATGCAAAATTTAAAATAAATGATAGTTCTTGCTAATGACGGCATTTCAAAAGCCGGAGAACAACTGCTGAAAGACGCAGGAATCGAAATTCTGGAAACAAAAGTTTCACAGGAACATCTTATCAGTTTCATTAATGAAAACAAGGTAGACGTGCTCTTAGTCCGAAGTGCCACAAAAGTGAAAACTGATCTAATCGATGCCTGTCCCCGTTTGAAAATCATCGGTCGCGGCGGCGTAGGTATGGACAATATCGACGTAGAGCATGCGATTGAAAAAGGAATTTATATTATCAATACACCGAAAGCATCCTCCCGTTCGGTAGCTGAAATGGTTTTTGCCCACTTCTTTTCGTTGGCAAGATTTCTGCATGAATCCAACAGACTGATGCCGCTGGAAGGGGAAACCCATTTCAAAGCGTTGAAAAAATCTTTTTCAAGTGCGGTGGAATTAGAAGGGAAAACTTTAGGAGTGATCGGTTTTGGCGGTATCGGAAAAGAAGTCGTGAAAATCGGAATTTCTTTAGGAATGAAAGTAAAAGTGCTCACAAGAAAACCGAAAACCGAAAAAGTTACTTTAGACTTTTTTGATGGTCAACAACTGCATTTTGAAATTTCCACAGAAAATGACATGGATCAGTTCCTGACCGGTTTGGATTTCCTGACCGTTAACACCCCAAAAACGGCCGGCTATCTTTTGGATGCACCGCAATTCGAAAAAATGAAAGACGGCGTTTTTATCGTTAACACCGCAAGAGGCGGCGTGATCAACGAAGTCACCTTGCTGGAGGCCATCGAAAACGGAAAGGTCGCCGGAGCAGCTCTGGATGTGTTTGAAAATGAACCCACCCCTGAACTTGCCCTTTTAATGAATCCTAATTTGTCTCTTTCACCCCATTTAGGTGGAAATACA includes these proteins:
- a CDS encoding D-2-hydroxyacid dehydrogenase, translating into MIVLANDGISKAGEQLLKDAGIEILETKVSQEHLISFINENKVDVLLVRSATKVKTDLIDACPRLKIIGRGGVGMDNIDVEHAIEKGIYIINTPKASSRSVAEMVFAHFFSLARFLHESNRLMPLEGETHFKALKKSFSSAVELEGKTLGVIGFGGIGKEVVKIGISLGMKVKVLTRKPKTEKVTLDFFDGQQLHFEISTENDMDQFLTGLDFLTVNTPKTAGYLLDAPQFEKMKDGVFIVNTARGGVINEVTLLEAIENGKVAGAALDVFENEPTPELALLMNPNLSLSPHLGGNTQDAQQKIGKELAEQIIEIKKKLQ
- the serC gene encoding 3-phosphoserine/phosphohydroxythreonine transaminase; translated protein: MSKIHNFSAGPCILPQEVFQKSAEAILDFNGSGLSILEISHRSKDFVAVMDEARAIVKRLMKLGDDYEVLYLGGGASLQFAMVPFNLMKSENGKAAYLDTGTWAAGAIKEAKKLGTVDIVGSSKAENYSFIPKDYTVGSEYDYFHCTSNNTIYGTQMRTFPKVDTLMVCDMSSDIFSRVIDFSQFDLIYAGAQKNMGPAGTTLVVVKKEILGKTGRDIPSMLDYSLHIAKESMYNTPPVFPVYASLLTLQHLENHGGIAAAEIRNEAKAKLLYAEIDRNPLFETFCVKEDRSLMNVSFKLLDESKKEEFDNSWKAAGINGLNGHRSLGGYRASLYNALPIESVQVLVDVMQNLK